One genomic segment of Rhizobium gallicum bv. gallicum R602sp includes these proteins:
- the glpK gene encoding glycerol kinase GlpK codes for MSGYVLAIDQGTTSTRAIIFDSEMRIAGAGQKEFTQIYPRSGWVEHDPEEIWDSVVSTIHMALREAKIEAKDIAALGITNQRETVVVWERETGKPIQNAIVWQDRRTARYCDNLKRQGLEKTFTKKTGLILDPYFSGTKLSWLLANVKGARARAAKGELCFGTIDTFLIWRLTGGKSFVTDATNASRTLMYNIAENKWDEDLLEILRVPAAMLPQVKDCADEFGVADASIFGAAIPILGVAGDQQAATIGQACFEPGMMKSTYGTGCFALLNTGADLVRSKNRLLTTIAYRLNGETTYALEGSIFIAGAAVQWLRDGLGIIDRASKTGELAERADPTQEVYLVPAFTGLGAPHWDPEARGAIFGLTRNSGPAEFARAALEAVCYQTRDLLDAMQKDWKNGKDDTVLRVDGGMVASDWTMQRLADLLEAPVDRPVILETTALGAAWLAGSRAGVWPDRKTFSARWKRDRRFEPDMDEKTRAAKVKGWRNAVKRTLSEV; via the coding sequence GTGAGCGGATATGTTTTGGCGATCGATCAGGGCACGACATCGACGCGGGCGATCATTTTCGATAGCGAGATGAGGATCGCCGGCGCGGGCCAAAAGGAGTTCACGCAGATCTATCCGCGTTCCGGCTGGGTCGAACACGATCCGGAGGAGATCTGGGATTCGGTGGTCTCCACCATCCACATGGCGCTGCGCGAGGCGAAGATCGAAGCCAAGGACATCGCGGCACTTGGCATCACCAACCAGCGCGAGACTGTTGTCGTGTGGGAACGCGAGACCGGCAAGCCGATCCAGAACGCCATCGTCTGGCAGGACCGCCGCACGGCGAGATACTGCGACAATCTCAAGCGCCAGGGCCTCGAAAAGACGTTCACGAAGAAGACCGGGCTGATCCTCGATCCCTATTTCTCGGGCACCAAGCTTTCCTGGCTGCTGGCCAATGTGAAGGGAGCACGGGCGCGTGCCGCCAAGGGCGAGCTTTGCTTTGGCACCATCGACACCTTCCTGATCTGGCGGCTGACCGGCGGCAAGAGCTTTGTCACCGACGCCACGAATGCCTCGCGCACGCTGATGTACAATATCGCCGAGAACAAATGGGACGAAGACCTGCTCGAAATCCTGCGCGTGCCGGCCGCCATGCTGCCGCAGGTGAAGGACTGTGCAGATGAGTTCGGCGTTGCCGATGCCTCGATCTTCGGCGCCGCGATCCCGATTCTCGGCGTAGCCGGCGATCAGCAGGCCGCGACCATCGGCCAGGCCTGCTTCGAGCCTGGCATGATGAAATCGACCTACGGCACAGGCTGCTTCGCGCTCTTGAACACCGGCGCCGACTTGGTGCGCTCCAAGAACCGGCTGCTTACCACGATCGCTTACCGCCTAAACGGCGAAACGACCTACGCGCTCGAAGGCTCGATCTTCATTGCTGGCGCGGCCGTGCAGTGGCTGCGCGACGGCCTCGGGATCATCGACCGCGCTTCCAAGACCGGCGAGCTTGCGGAACGGGCCGACCCGACACAAGAGGTCTATCTCGTCCCCGCCTTCACCGGACTTGGCGCGCCGCATTGGGACCCGGAGGCGCGCGGCGCGATTTTCGGCCTCACCCGCAACAGCGGTCCAGCCGAATTCGCCCGCGCGGCGCTCGAAGCCGTGTGCTACCAGACCCGCGACCTGCTTGATGCCATGCAAAAGGACTGGAAGAACGGCAAGGACGACACGGTGCTGCGCGTCGACGGTGGCATGGTCGCCTCCGACTGGACGATGCAGCGGCTGGCAGACTTGCTCGAAGCTCCCGTCGATCGCCCGGTCATCCTCGAAACCACCGCCCTCGGTGCTGCCTGGCTTGCCGGGAGCAGGGCGGGTGTGTGGCCCGACCGCAAGACCTTCTCCGCCAGGTGGAAGCGCGACCGGCGCTTCGAGCCGGACATGGATGAGAAGACGCGGGCCGCCAAGGTCAAGGGATGGCGCAATGCTGTAAAGCGGACGTTGAGCGAAGTTTAG
- a CDS encoding 3-hydroxybutyrate dehydrogenase: protein MKRTVVVTGSTSGIGLAIATAFARKGDNVVINGFGKADEIKAIVERLESLSEGNALYHPADMTKPAEIADLIATAAKTFGTVDVLVNNAGIQHVEKIEDFPIEKWDQIIAINLSSSFHTMRAAIPQMKAKKHGRIINIASAHGLVASPFKSAYVAAKHGILGLTKTAALELAEFGVTVNAICPGYVLTPLVEKQIPDTAKARGMTEEQVKTEVILKAQPTREFVKAEEIGAMALYLASDDARQVTGTHISIDGGWTAA, encoded by the coding sequence ATGAAGAGAACCGTTGTCGTCACCGGATCCACCAGCGGCATTGGGCTTGCGATCGCCACCGCCTTTGCCCGAAAGGGCGACAATGTCGTCATCAACGGCTTCGGAAAGGCGGACGAAATCAAGGCGATAGTGGAACGGCTTGAATCGCTGTCCGAGGGAAATGCCCTCTACCACCCAGCGGATATGACGAAACCCGCGGAGATTGCAGACCTGATCGCCACGGCGGCGAAGACCTTTGGCACCGTCGACGTGCTGGTCAACAATGCCGGCATCCAGCATGTCGAGAAGATCGAGGATTTCCCGATCGAGAAATGGGACCAGATCATCGCCATCAACCTGTCGAGCTCGTTTCATACGATGCGCGCCGCCATCCCGCAGATGAAGGCGAAGAAGCATGGCCGCATCATCAATATCGCCTCGGCGCACGGCCTCGTCGCCTCGCCTTTCAAATCCGCCTATGTGGCCGCAAAACATGGTATATTAGGCCTGACGAAGACAGCGGCGCTCGAACTTGCCGAATTCGGCGTGACGGTAAACGCCATCTGCCCCGGCTATGTGCTGACGCCGCTCGTCGAAAAGCAGATACCGGATACCGCCAAGGCCCGCGGGATGACGGAGGAACAGGTAAAGACCGAGGTCATCCTCAAGGCCCAGCCGACGCGCGAATTCGTCAAGGCCGAGGAGATCGGCGCCATGGCGCTCTACCTCGCCAGTGACGACGCCCGGCAGGTGACCGGCACCCACATCTCGATTGACGGGGGCTGGACTGCGGCATAA
- the xdhC gene encoding xanthine dehydrogenase accessory protein XdhC, with amino-acid sequence MTSSFLAFTSAHPAIILVDIVETQGSTPREAGTFMLVAENATWGTIGGGQLEFMVIRNARDLLIGSGRATMNVPLGPEIGQCCGGRAELRFRRVTDDLMTELKARQAEETSRLPEVYLFGAGHVGHALAAALAPLPLFVTVVETRKEELADLPSEAKTQLTPMPEALVKEMPAGSAVVILTHDHALDFLIAREALARTDLAYTGMIGSATKRATFANWLSREGGERNWLDRLTLPIGGSVVRDKRPEVIAAMTAAEILTALSAYRHRSLS; translated from the coding sequence ATGACGTCCTCTTTCCTCGCCTTTACGAGCGCACACCCCGCCATCATCCTCGTCGACATTGTCGAAACCCAAGGCTCCACGCCGCGCGAAGCCGGCACCTTCATGCTCGTCGCCGAAAATGCCACCTGGGGCACGATCGGCGGCGGGCAGTTGGAGTTCATGGTGATCCGCAACGCACGAGACCTGCTTATAGGCAGCGGCAGGGCGACCATGAATGTTCCGCTTGGGCCGGAGATCGGGCAATGCTGCGGCGGGCGTGCTGAGTTGCGGTTCCGGCGGGTGACGGATGATCTGATGACAGAGCTGAAAGCACGGCAAGCCGAAGAAACGTCACGCCTTCCGGAGGTCTATCTTTTCGGCGCAGGCCATGTCGGGCATGCGCTCGCGGCCGCACTTGCGCCGCTGCCGCTCTTCGTGACAGTGGTCGAGACGCGTAAGGAAGAGCTTGCTGACCTGCCATCGGAAGCGAAGACGCAGCTTACGCCGATGCCGGAAGCGCTGGTGAAGGAAATGCCCGCGGGCTCGGCCGTCGTCATCCTGACGCACGACCATGCGTTGGACTTTCTGATCGCCCGCGAGGCGCTGGCGAGAACCGATCTTGCCTATACCGGCATGATCGGCTCGGCCACGAAACGGGCAACCTTTGCAAACTGGCTTTCGCGCGAAGGCGGCGAACGGAACTGGCTCGACCGCCTCACGCTGCCGATCGGCGGCTCGGTTGTCAGGGACAAGCGGCCGGAAGTGATCGCCGCCATGACCGCTGCCGAAATACTGACGGCACTTTCGGCCTATCGGCACAGATCGCTCTCGTAA
- the xdhA gene encoding xanthine dehydrogenase small subunit has product MKDSIRFILNGEDITLSDVYPSETLLDFLRLRRRLTGTKEGCAEGDCGACTVLVGRLLDGKLFYETVNACIRFLGSLNGTHVVTVEHLAARNGTLHPVQQAMVDYHGSQCGFCTPGFVMSLYGLWLSNEKPGRPEIEKALQGNLCRCTGYEPIVKAAEAVGRARPSTLFDPLEKTRSEIVSRLWAMQTRETITIVSGEDRLIVPGSVEALARVLADEPQATVIAGSTDVGLWVTKQMRALSPAIFINHLNELQAIKTTDGGVTIGAGVTYTKAFEILAPKLPTLGNLINRIGGEQVRNMGTIGGNIANGSPIGDSPPPLIALGATLKLRCATGTRMLRLEDYFIDYGNQDRKPGEFVESVFMPYPAEGSQFAVYKITKRRDEDITAVLGAFYLTLDEAGDVNDIRIAFGGMAGTPKRARTVESDLIGKPWNEETVDRARDAFDADFQPLSDWRATAEYRQLTAKNLLRRFYLETVGTPVELKRFEGVA; this is encoded by the coding sequence ATGAAAGACAGCATCCGCTTCATCCTCAACGGCGAGGACATCACGCTGAGCGATGTCTACCCCTCCGAGACGCTTCTCGATTTTCTGCGGTTGAGGCGCCGGCTGACCGGCACGAAGGAAGGATGCGCCGAGGGTGATTGCGGCGCCTGCACGGTGCTCGTTGGCCGCTTGCTCGACGGCAAGCTCTTCTATGAGACGGTCAATGCCTGTATTCGCTTCTTAGGATCGCTGAACGGCACGCATGTCGTCACCGTCGAGCATCTGGCCGCCAGGAACGGCACGCTGCATCCGGTACAGCAGGCGATGGTGGACTACCACGGTTCGCAATGCGGTTTCTGCACGCCGGGCTTCGTGATGTCGCTCTATGGCCTCTGGCTTTCCAACGAAAAACCCGGACGGCCCGAGATCGAAAAGGCGCTTCAGGGCAATCTCTGTCGCTGCACCGGTTACGAGCCGATCGTCAAGGCGGCCGAAGCCGTCGGCCGTGCGCGTCCGAGCACGCTCTTTGATCCGCTCGAAAAGACCCGCTCTGAAATCGTCTCCAGGCTCTGGGCGATGCAGACACGCGAAACGATCACCATTGTTTCCGGCGAGGACCGGCTGATCGTTCCCGGCTCGGTCGAGGCGTTGGCGCGCGTTCTGGCCGATGAACCGCAGGCAACCGTCATCGCCGGTTCCACCGATGTCGGACTCTGGGTGACGAAACAGATGCGCGCCTTGAGTCCTGCCATCTTCATCAATCACCTGAACGAACTGCAGGCGATCAAGACCACGGATGGCGGCGTGACGATCGGTGCGGGCGTCACCTATACCAAGGCTTTCGAAATCCTTGCGCCGAAGCTACCGACGCTCGGCAATCTCATCAACCGCATCGGCGGCGAACAGGTGCGCAACATGGGTACGATTGGCGGCAATATCGCCAACGGTTCGCCGATCGGTGACAGCCCGCCGCCTTTGATCGCGCTTGGCGCCACGCTGAAGCTGCGCTGTGCAACGGGCACGCGCATGCTGCGGCTCGAGGATTATTTTATCGACTACGGCAACCAGGACCGCAAGCCTGGCGAATTCGTCGAGAGCGTCTTCATGCCCTACCCGGCCGAAGGCAGCCAGTTCGCGGTCTACAAGATCACCAAACGCCGCGATGAGGACATCACTGCCGTGCTCGGCGCCTTCTATCTAACACTCGATGAGGCAGGCGACGTCAACGACATCCGCATCGCCTTCGGCGGCATGGCCGGAACGCCGAAGCGCGCCCGCACCGTCGAATCCGATCTCATCGGCAAACCGTGGAACGAGGAAACGGTCGACAGGGCACGCGACGCCTTCGACGCCGATTTCCAGCCGCTGAGCGACTGGCGCGCCACCGCCGAATACCGGCAACTGACGGCAAAGAACCTGCTGAGGCGCTTTTACCTGGAAACGGTTGGAACGCCAGTGGAATTGAAGCGGTTCGAGGGGGTGGCGTGA
- a CDS encoding urate hydroxylase PuuD: protein MYEYAIAWEWLAFATRWFHVITAIAWIGSSFYFIALDLGLMKHPHLPPGAYGEEWQVHGGGFYHIQKYLVAPAQMPEHLTWFKYESYFTWISGFLMLCIVYYGGADLFLIDRHVLDISAPVAILISLASLAIGWIVYDLLCKSPLGKNTWGLMAVLYGVIVFMAWGYTQLFTGRAAFLHLGAFTATIMSANVFMIIIPNQKIVVADLIAGRTPDPKYGAVAKQRSLHNNYLTLPVIFFMLSNHYPLAFGTAFNWVIAALVFLMGVTIRHWFNTTHARKGRPTWTWIATVILFILIMWLSTVPKVLTGGSETAAVAPAFQQFTGDPHFPAVKEVIGTRCSMCHAAEPVYEGLSRPPNGVIFENDAEIAAHAREIYIQAGRSHAMPPGNVTEITSDERKLLVAWFESAVEGKQQ from the coding sequence ATGTATGAATATGCCATAGCGTGGGAATGGCTGGCTTTTGCGACACGCTGGTTTCACGTCATCACCGCGATCGCCTGGATTGGCTCGTCCTTCTATTTCATCGCGCTTGATCTCGGGCTCATGAAGCATCCGCATCTTCCGCCGGGCGCCTATGGCGAGGAGTGGCAGGTGCATGGCGGCGGCTTCTATCACATCCAGAAGTATCTGGTGGCGCCGGCGCAGATGCCGGAGCATCTGACCTGGTTCAAATACGAAAGCTACTTCACTTGGATCTCCGGCTTCCTGATGCTCTGCATCGTTTATTATGGCGGAGCCGACCTCTTCCTCATCGACCGCCATGTGCTGGACATCAGCGCGCCTGTCGCGATCCTGATCTCGCTCGCCTCGCTGGCCATCGGCTGGATCGTTTACGACCTGCTCTGCAAGTCGCCGCTCGGCAAAAACACCTGGGGCCTGATGGCGGTGCTCTATGGCGTGATCGTCTTCATGGCCTGGGGCTATACGCAACTCTTCACCGGCCGCGCCGCCTTCCTGCATCTCGGCGCCTTCACGGCGACAATCATGTCGGCCAACGTCTTTATGATCATCATTCCGAACCAGAAGATCGTCGTCGCCGACCTTATCGCCGGACGCACGCCGGACCCGAAATACGGCGCGGTCGCCAAGCAGCGCTCGCTACACAACAACTACCTGACGCTGCCAGTCATCTTCTTCATGCTGTCGAACCATTATCCGCTAGCCTTCGGCACCGCCTTCAACTGGGTGATCGCAGCCCTCGTCTTCCTGATGGGCGTCACCATCCGCCACTGGTTCAACACGACGCACGCACGCAAGGGGCGCCCGACCTGGACCTGGATCGCGACGGTCATCCTCTTCATCCTCATCATGTGGCTTTCGACGGTGCCCAAGGTGTTGACCGGTGGAAGCGAAACGGCTGCCGTCGCGCCGGCCTTCCAGCAGTTTACGGGTGATCCCCACTTCCCTGCGGTCAAGGAGGTGATCGGCACGCGCTGTTCGATGTGCCATGCCGCCGAGCCAGTCTATGAGGGCCTTTCCCGGCCGCCGAACGGCGTCATCTTCGAAAACGACGCGGAAATCGCGGCCCATGCGCGTGAAATCTATATACAGGCAGGCCGCAGCCATGCCATGCCGCCCGGCAACGTGACGGAAATCACGTCGGACGAGCGGAAACTGCTCGTCGCCTGGTTCGAAAGCGCAGTCGAAGGCAAACAGCAATGA
- the guaD gene encoding guanine deaminase, with protein MMTKLLRGRLLSFKRAPLSVTDTDSYRYESDGGLLIEAGKIAAIGAYGDIRKKAAADAVEIDHRPYLIMPGFIDTHLHFPQMQVIASYAADLLEWLNTYTFPEECRFVESAHAEKIAAHFYDELARHGTTTAAAYCSVHKTSADAYFSEAMRRNMCMVGGKVMMDRNAPQGLLDTPEMGYDETRQVIADWHGKGRNHVAITPRFAITSTPQQMAAAQALAQEFPDLHIQTHLSENHDEIRFACELYPDAIDYTDIYARYGLLGPKSLFGHCIHLSEREADAMSEAGSVAVHCPTSNLFLGSGLFPLKALARREKPVRIGVATDIGGGSSYSMLRTMDEAYKIQQLLGERLNPLESYYYMTLGNAEALSLTESIGTLDEGTDADLVVLNAAATPAMALKMDVVKTLPEELFLLQTMGDDRAVAETYVAGEAAKSNLTFQSRQAAHSRDADRCL; from the coding sequence ATGATGACGAAACTCCTGCGCGGGCGCCTGCTCTCGTTCAAGCGCGCGCCTCTCAGCGTCACTGATACGGACAGCTACCGCTACGAGAGCGACGGCGGCCTGCTGATCGAGGCAGGCAAGATCGCGGCGATCGGCGCCTATGGCGACATCAGGAAGAAGGCTGCGGCAGATGCGGTCGAGATCGACCACCGCCCATACCTCATTATGCCGGGCTTCATCGACACGCACCTGCATTTTCCGCAGATGCAGGTGATCGCCTCCTACGCAGCCGACCTGCTCGAATGGCTGAACACCTACACCTTCCCGGAAGAATGCCGCTTCGTCGAATCCGCGCATGCCGAAAAGATCGCGGCGCATTTCTACGACGAACTGGCCCGCCACGGCACGACGACGGCTGCCGCCTATTGCTCCGTCCATAAGACCTCCGCCGACGCTTACTTCTCGGAGGCCATGCGCCGCAACATGTGCATGGTCGGCGGCAAGGTGATGATGGACCGCAATGCCCCGCAGGGCCTGCTCGACACGCCTGAGATGGGCTATGACGAGACGCGGCAGGTGATTGCCGACTGGCACGGCAAGGGCCGAAACCACGTCGCCATCACCCCGCGCTTCGCCATCACTTCGACGCCGCAGCAGATGGCGGCGGCCCAGGCTCTCGCGCAGGAATTTCCGGACTTGCACATCCAGACGCATCTTTCGGAAAACCACGACGAGATCAGGTTTGCCTGCGAACTTTATCCGGACGCGATCGACTACACCGATATCTACGCCCGCTACGGCCTGCTGGGCCCGAAGAGCCTCTTCGGCCACTGCATTCACCTCTCCGAGCGCGAGGCAGATGCCATGAGCGAAGCCGGTTCGGTTGCAGTCCATTGCCCGACTTCGAACCTCTTCCTCGGCTCCGGCCTCTTCCCGCTGAAGGCACTGGCGCGCCGCGAAAAACCCGTCAGGATCGGCGTTGCCACCGACATCGGCGGCGGCTCCAGCTATTCGATGCTGCGCACCATGGACGAAGCCTACAAGATCCAGCAGCTCCTTGGCGAGCGCCTCAACCCGCTTGAAAGCTATTATTACATGACGCTCGGCAATGCGGAGGCGCTCTCGCTCACCGAGAGCATCGGCACCCTGGATGAAGGCACGGACGCCGATCTCGTCGTCCTGAACGCCGCGGCAACGCCTGCCATGGCGTTGAAGATGGACGTGGTGAAGACGCTGCCGGAAGAACTTTTCCTGCTCCAGACGATGGGCGACGACCGGGCGGTCGCGGAGACTTATGTGGCGGGCGAGGCAGCAAAGAGCAACCTCACTTTCCAAAGCAGGCAAGCTGCACATTCTCGCGACGCTGATCGATGCTTATGA
- the xdhB gene encoding xanthine dehydrogenase molybdopterin binding subunit produces the protein MDKSTFDTAKVIISGPMHSALKHDSAHKHVTGTADYIDDIPEPAGLLHGALGMSERAHAEILSMDLSEVRRHPGVLWVFTGKDVPGVNDVSSNGSHDEPLLAETEVEFHGQPVFAVIAETRDAARKAAQKAKIEYRDLPHWSDIDGALENGSPLVIAPMTLQRGDAKAEMDNAPHRLKGQIRIGGQEHFYLEGHVAMAIPGEDDEVTVWSSTQHPSEIQHIVGHVLNIPSNAVTVNVRRMGGGFGGKETQGNQFAALAAIAAKKLKRAVKFRPDRDEDMSATGKRHDFLVDYELAFDNEGRIHAVDATYAARCGFSSDLSGPVTDRALFHADSSYFYPHVHLTSMPLKTHTPSNTAFRGFGGPQGMLGAERFIEEIAYAIGKDPLEIRKLNFYGQPGSGRTTTPYHQEVEDNIILRIVEELEERANYQARRNAIIGFNRDSRYIRKGIALTPVKFGISFTMTAFNQAGALVHIYQDGSIHLNHGGTEMGQGLYTKVAQVLSESFQVDIDRVKITATTTGKVPNTSATAASSGSDLNGMAAYDAARQIKERLVAFAADKWSIDPAEIVFLPNRVRVGEKEIPFPDFIKQAYFARVQLSAAGFYKTPKIHWDRAAGRGTPFYYFAYGAACSEVSIDTLTGEYLIDRTDILHDVGRSLNPAIDIGQVEGGFVQGMGWLTTEELWWDDKGRLRTHAPSTYKIPLASDRPKIFNVRLAEWSENAEPTIGRSKAVGEPPLMLAISVLEALSMAVASVADYKVCPRLDAPATPERVLMAVERMKRV, from the coding sequence ATGGATAAATCCACCTTCGACACCGCCAAGGTCATCATCAGCGGTCCCATGCACAGCGCGCTGAAACATGATTCAGCGCATAAGCATGTCACCGGAACTGCCGATTATATCGACGATATTCCGGAACCCGCGGGCCTGCTGCACGGCGCGCTCGGAATGTCCGAGCGCGCCCATGCCGAGATCCTCAGCATGGACCTTTCCGAAGTCCGCCGGCACCCCGGCGTCCTTTGGGTCTTCACCGGCAAGGACGTGCCGGGCGTCAACGACGTCAGTTCAAATGGCAGCCATGACGAGCCGCTGCTTGCCGAAACCGAGGTCGAGTTCCACGGCCAGCCGGTCTTTGCGGTGATCGCCGAGACCCGCGATGCAGCACGGAAGGCCGCACAGAAGGCGAAGATCGAGTATCGCGATCTGCCGCACTGGAGCGATATCGACGGCGCGCTCGAAAACGGCAGCCCGCTCGTCATCGCGCCGATGACACTGCAGCGCGGCGATGCCAAGGCCGAGATGGACAATGCCCCGCACCGGCTGAAGGGCCAAATACGCATCGGCGGGCAGGAGCATTTTTACCTCGAAGGCCACGTCGCCATGGCGATCCCCGGCGAGGACGACGAGGTGACCGTCTGGTCCTCCACGCAGCATCCGAGCGAAATCCAGCATATCGTCGGCCACGTGCTGAACATTCCGTCGAATGCCGTTACGGTGAATGTGCGCCGCATGGGCGGCGGCTTCGGCGGCAAGGAAACGCAGGGCAACCAGTTTGCAGCGCTTGCCGCCATCGCCGCCAAAAAGCTGAAACGTGCCGTTAAATTCCGCCCCGACCGCGACGAGGACATGAGCGCCACGGGCAAGCGCCACGACTTCCTGGTGGATTACGAGCTCGCCTTCGACAATGAAGGCCGCATCCACGCTGTCGACGCAACCTATGCGGCGCGCTGCGGCTTCTCGTCGGACCTGTCCGGCCCGGTGACGGACCGCGCCCTATTCCATGCCGATTCCAGCTATTTCTATCCGCATGTGCATCTGACCTCGATGCCGCTGAAGACGCATACCCCCTCGAATACTGCCTTCCGCGGCTTCGGAGGGCCGCAGGGCATGTTGGGAGCCGAGCGCTTCATCGAAGAGATCGCTTATGCGATTGGCAAGGACCCGCTCGAAATCCGCAAACTGAACTTCTACGGCCAGCCCGGTTCCGGCCGCACGACGACGCCCTACCACCAGGAAGTTGAAGACAACATCATCCTGCGCATCGTCGAGGAATTGGAGGAGCGCGCCAATTACCAGGCCCGCCGCAATGCCATCATCGGCTTCAACCGCGACAGCCGCTACATCCGCAAGGGCATTGCGCTGACGCCCGTGAAATTCGGCATCTCCTTCACGATGACGGCCTTCAACCAGGCGGGCGCCCTGGTGCATATCTATCAGGACGGTTCGATCCACCTGAACCATGGCGGCACGGAGATGGGCCAGGGCCTTTATACCAAGGTGGCGCAGGTGCTGTCCGAAAGCTTCCAGGTCGATATCGACCGCGTGAAGATCACCGCGACGACCACCGGCAAGGTTCCGAACACGTCTGCGACCGCCGCCTCCTCCGGTTCCGACCTGAACGGCATGGCCGCCTATGACGCTGCGCGGCAGATCAAGGAGCGGCTCGTTGCCTTCGCCGCAGACAAATGGAGCATCGATCCGGCAGAAATCGTCTTTTTGCCGAACCGGGTGCGCGTCGGCGAGAAGGAAATCCCCTTCCCCGATTTCATCAAGCAGGCTTATTTCGCCCGCGTGCAGCTCTCGGCAGCGGGCTTCTACAAGACGCCGAAAATCCACTGGGATCGGGCAGCAGGGCGCGGCACGCCGTTCTATTATTTCGCCTACGGCGCCGCCTGCAGCGAAGTCTCGATCGACACACTGACCGGCGAATACTTGATTGACCGCACCGACATCCTGCACGACGTCGGCCGCTCGCTGAATCCGGCGATCGACATCGGCCAGGTGGAAGGCGGCTTTGTGCAGGGTATGGGCTGGCTGACGACGGAAGAACTCTGGTGGGACGACAAGGGCCGGCTGCGCACGCATGCGCCCTCGACCTACAAGATCCCGCTTGCCTCCGACCGGCCGAAGATCTTCAACGTCCGTCTCGCCGAATGGTCGGAGAATGCCGAGCCCACCATCGGCCGCTCGAAGGCCGTTGGCGAACCGCCGCTCATGCTGGCGATCTCCGTGCTCGAAGCACTCTCGATGGCGGTGGCCAGCGTCGCCGACTACAAGGTCTGCCCACGGCTCGACGCCCCGGCAACGCCGGAGCGGGTACTGATGGCGGTGGAGCGGATGAAGCGGGTGTGA
- a CDS encoding LysR substrate-binding domain-containing protein, producing the protein MKLSKQFALNALRVFEAVARLGSFTKAGEELGMTQTAVSYQVKLLEESIGEPLFLRRPRQISLTDTGERLAPRVTEGFAVLSEAVASVSAAAEEMLLIHSTPTFAAQWLARHIGSFHLKYPSTAVRLKTSDTLIDFSRESADLALRSGKGNWPGLRSHMLMKVTFTPMLAPALAESIGGIHSPSDLLKLRLIDAGDPWWLQWFTEAGVPNPDLAGRPRSRLGAQSFEASAAIAGQGVAILTPEFYSDDLAAGRLCQPFDLVCYDGADYWLAYPESRRNVPKIRAFRNWIIGEMDAHAL; encoded by the coding sequence ATGAAGCTGTCGAAACAGTTCGCGTTGAATGCGCTGCGCGTCTTCGAAGCCGTGGCGCGGCTCGGCAGCTTCACGAAGGCGGGCGAAGAGCTCGGCATGACGCAGACGGCTGTGAGTTACCAGGTGAAACTGCTGGAGGAGAGTATCGGCGAACCGCTGTTCCTGCGCCGCCCGCGCCAGATCAGCCTGACGGATACCGGCGAACGGCTGGCGCCGAGGGTGACGGAGGGTTTTGCCGTCCTGAGCGAAGCAGTCGCCTCCGTCAGCGCCGCAGCAGAAGAAATGCTGCTTATCCACTCGACTCCGACCTTTGCGGCGCAGTGGCTGGCGAGACACATAGGCTCGTTTCACCTGAAATATCCGAGCACTGCGGTAAGATTGAAAACCTCAGACACGCTGATCGATTTTTCGCGCGAGTCCGCGGACCTTGCACTGCGCAGCGGCAAAGGCAACTGGCCGGGCCTGCGTTCCCATATGCTGATGAAGGTGACGTTTACACCGATGCTGGCGCCCGCATTGGCCGAGTCGATCGGCGGCATCCATTCACCGTCCGACCTGCTGAAGCTGCGGCTTATCGATGCCGGAGACCCTTGGTGGCTCCAGTGGTTCACCGAGGCCGGCGTACCAAACCCCGATCTTGCCGGTCGTCCCCGCTCAAGGCTCGGCGCGCAGTCCTTTGAAGCAAGTGCCGCAATTGCCGGCCAAGGCGTTGCGATCCTGACGCCGGAATTTTATTCGGACGATCTCGCCGCTGGCAGGCTCTGCCAGCCCTTCGACCTCGTCTGCTACGACGGCGCCGACTACTGGCTCGCCTATCCGGAAAGCCGAAGGAATGTGCCGAAGATCCGGGCCTTCCGGAACTGGATCATCGGCGAGATGGACGCGCACGCTCTTTGA